A single bacterium DNA region contains:
- a CDS encoding zinc-binding dehydrogenase, giving the protein MTARTLDAKFPEVIRRMAPLWEAKNFRVPVHQEWPLAEAAHRLVLSGKMLGKVVLSI; this is encoded by the coding sequence GTGACCGCCCGGACGCTGGACGCGAAGTTCCCGGAGGTCATCCGGCGCATGGCGCCGCTCTGGGAGGCGAAAAACTTCCGGGTGCCCGTCCATCAGGAATGGCCGCTGGCCGAGGCCGCCCATCGGCTCGTCCTGAGCGGAAAGATGCTCGGAAAGGTGGTGCTTTCCATCTAG
- a CDS encoding 3-hydroxyacyl-CoA dehydrogenase family protein encodes MASRYDPEKIRNIAVIGGGYVGYGVAQKFAQAGYPVAMFNRTAESSRRAMADVAKGIGLFVEAELLSRGEADAALARVRPVTDLEDAVQGADYIAETLIDDLAVKQEAFCRIDAAAPAHAIIASGTSGLRITEIAARVGRPERCITAHNLTPPSMVPAMEVVGGEKTDPAAVEAAIALLKKVGWEPVRCAEVPGNIGSRLTTALRREISYIIEQGYATPEAVDTVVRSLGRLFPVMGMCALSDFTGIDMSLRSQTHIRPHLDSRPEPSPLMEKMVEAGKLGVKSGEGFYRWPPEKVEEFYQARGEELLRWMKRPPPPSPLSSE; translated from the coding sequence ATGGCCTCCCGGTACGACCCTGAAAAGATCCGGAATATCGCCGTCATCGGCGGCGGGTATGTCGGCTACGGCGTGGCCCAGAAGTTCGCCCAGGCGGGCTACCCGGTGGCCATGTTCAACCGGACGGCGGAAAGCTCCCGGCGGGCGATGGCGGATGTCGCCAAGGGGATCGGGCTGTTCGTCGAGGCGGAACTGCTCTCCCGCGGGGAGGCGGATGCGGCGCTGGCCCGTGTGCGCCCGGTGACGGATCTGGAGGATGCGGTGCAGGGTGCCGATTACATCGCGGAAACGCTCATTGACGATCTCGCGGTGAAGCAGGAGGCCTTCTGCCGGATCGATGCTGCCGCACCGGCGCACGCCATCATCGCGAGCGGAACCTCGGGCCTGCGGATCACCGAGATCGCCGCCCGCGTCGGGCGGCCCGAGCGGTGCATCACCGCCCACAACCTCACGCCGCCCTCCATGGTTCCCGCGATGGAGGTGGTCGGCGGGGAGAAGACCGATCCGGCGGCGGTGGAGGCGGCCATCGCGCTTTTGAAAAAGGTGGGCTGGGAGCCGGTGCGCTGCGCCGAGGTGCCCGGCAACATCGGCTCGCGCCTGACAACGGCCCTGCGCCGCGAGATCAGCTACATCATCGAGCAGGGCTACGCCACGCCCGAGGCGGTGGATACCGTGGTCCGCTCGCTGGGGCGGCTCTTCCCGGTGATGGGGATGTGCGCCCTCTCCGACTTCACGGGAATTGATATGTCGCTCCGCTCGCAGACCCATATCCGCCCCCACCTCGACAGCCGCCCCGAGCCTTCCCCCCTGATGGAAAAGATGGTGGAGGCGGGAAAGCTGGGGGTGAAGAGCGGGGAGGGCTTTTACCGCTGGCCACCCGAAAAGGTAGAGGAGTTTTATCAGGCGCGCGGGGAGGAACTGCTGCGGTGGATGAAGCGTCCGCCCCCGCCCTCTCCGCTCTCGTCTGAATAA
- a CDS encoding alpha/beta fold hydrolase: MKKEIVREEHFIAPADDPAIRLHLREKRLKGKGKFSTGETLLFVHGQSVPSPACFDLPVPGYSWMDHAAGRGFDVYALSLRGYGLSSRPRAMEGCPGGRPPAVRARVAIRDVEAAVRFIRRRRGVSRVNILGWAQGTMLAAAFAGRHPAQAGKIVLYSPLYLNETPEAAALFQDPKNPKKLNPELFFAWRWVYEKGQQHNWSRLFPKGKKNLWCDARAVRAYWHEQLRYDARGKKKKTPAVRITNGLMADHYDRTQGKTIVRPGKVRSAALLIRGEHDRVSPENEVSRLFAELKNTAGKRYVVMGDATHFVQFEKRREALFGEVQNFLES; this comes from the coding sequence ATGAAAAAAGAGATCGTTCGAGAAGAACACTTCATCGCTCCCGCGGATGATCCGGCGATTCGTCTTCATCTGCGGGAGAAGCGCCTCAAGGGGAAGGGAAAGTTCTCCACGGGCGAGACGCTGCTCTTCGTGCACGGGCAGAGCGTGCCCTCGCCCGCTTGCTTCGATCTGCCGGTGCCCGGCTACTCGTGGATGGACCACGCCGCAGGGCGCGGCTTCGATGTCTATGCGCTCTCCCTCCGGGGATACGGCCTCTCGAGCCGCCCGCGCGCGATGGAGGGCTGCCCGGGCGGCAGGCCCCCCGCGGTGCGCGCCCGGGTGGCCATTCGCGATGTCGAGGCGGCGGTGCGTTTCATTCGCAGGAGAAGGGGCGTTTCCCGGGTGAACATCCTCGGCTGGGCGCAGGGGACGATGCTCGCCGCCGCCTTCGCCGGAAGGCATCCGGCCCAGGCCGGAAAGATCGTTCTCTACTCGCCGCTCTACCTCAACGAGACCCCCGAGGCGGCCGCGCTTTTCCAGGACCCGAAAAACCCGAAGAAGCTCAACCCCGAGCTTTTCTTCGCCTGGCGGTGGGTCTACGAGAAAGGCCAGCAGCACAACTGGAGCCGCCTGTTCCCGAAGGGGAAGAAAAATCTCTGGTGCGATGCCAGGGCCGTGCGCGCGTATTGGCATGAGCAGCTCCGCTACGACGCCCGGGGAAAAAAGAAAAAAACGCCCGCCGTCCGGATCACCAACGGGCTGATGGCCGATCACTACGACCGCACGCAGGGGAAGACCATCGTCCGGCCCGGCAAGGTGCGCAGCGCGGCGCTGCTCATCCGCGGGGAGCACGATCGGGTGTCGCCCGAAAATGAAGTGAGCCGCCTGTTCGCCGAATTGAAAAACACTGCCGGGAAGCGCTACGTCGTCATGGGCGACGCCACCCATTTCGTCCAGTTCGAGAAAAGACGCGAGGCGCTCTTCGGCGAGGTGCAGAATTTCCTCGAGAGCTAG
- a CDS encoding NADPH:quinone reductase, whose protein sequence is MKAVRVHQFGFEHPMQVDEVEEPVPGPGEILIRNRAIGAHPVDTAVRAAAHPFYKNFSPPYIPGIEAAGEVLAAGEGVEGFRKGDRVCGRAIGGAYAEVVRLGAMWTFHLPKSYGFAEGSGLVIQYLTAWNAVVIKARVSAGESVLVHGGAGGVGLASIQLARAMGCRVFATVSTPEKAEIAEKYGAEAVINYREENFSARCMELTGGRGVDVVLALAAEATLNRDVEALAVGGRIIVVGTARALDPDACFAVQKALLRDAQIICLSMPNLLPKMPEVRRRLEPMLEAGTLRMHVEREMPLAEANAAHDILWTGSFSGRVVLIP, encoded by the coding sequence ATGAAAGCGGTCCGCGTCCATCAGTTCGGCTTTGAGCATCCCATGCAGGTGGACGAGGTGGAAGAGCCTGTCCCCGGTCCCGGGGAGATCCTCATCCGCAACCGCGCCATCGGGGCGCATCCGGTGGATACGGCTGTCCGGGCGGCGGCGCATCCGTTCTACAAGAATTTTTCCCCGCCCTACATTCCAGGCATCGAGGCCGCCGGCGAGGTGCTTGCGGCGGGCGAAGGGGTGGAAGGCTTCCGGAAGGGGGATCGCGTTTGCGGCCGGGCCATCGGGGGCGCCTATGCCGAGGTGGTCCGGCTCGGTGCGATGTGGACATTCCATCTGCCGAAAAGCTACGGGTTCGCCGAGGGCTCCGGCCTCGTCATCCAGTACCTCACCGCCTGGAACGCGGTTGTCATCAAGGCACGGGTGAGCGCCGGTGAGAGCGTTCTCGTCCACGGCGGAGCGGGCGGGGTGGGACTCGCTTCCATCCAGCTGGCCCGGGCGATGGGCTGCCGGGTATTTGCCACGGTGAGCACGCCGGAAAAAGCGGAGATCGCGGAAAAGTACGGCGCAGAGGCCGTCATCAACTACCGGGAGGAGAATTTTTCGGCCCGGTGCATGGAACTCACCGGTGGCCGCGGGGTGGATGTGGTCCTGGCCCTTGCGGCGGAGGCGACGCTCAATCGCGACGTGGAGGCCCTTGCCGTGGGCGGCCGCATCATCGTGGTGGGAACGGCCAGAGCCCTCGACCCGGATGCCTGCTTTGCCGTGCAGAAGGCCCTCCTGCGGGATGCGCAGATCATCTGCTTGTCCATGCCCAATCTTCTGCCGAAGATGCCCGAGGTGCGCCGGCGCCTTGAGCCGATGCTCGAGGCCGGCACCCTTCGGATGCACGTGGAGCGGGAGATGCCGCTGGCGGAGGCCAATGCGGCCCACGACATCCTCTGGACCGGGAGCTTCTCCGGAAGAGTTGTTCTCATCCCATAA
- a CDS encoding thiamine pyrophosphate-dependent enzyme, which yields MIERMDVFRALAARRTEEIVVITMSATRQWPLVSKSDLDFDFLAFGMGHAGDFALGLALARPERKTIVLKGDGGQLMSLGSLVTKGAYAPGNLLVLFLENRTYETTGGQPFSERVDFEKIARGAGIAGGGATGKGKVERIETLAAFEAALPRLLTEEGPHFVILPVENNEEVPKISHSNHAGRIRRLRKALGLETTA from the coding sequence ATGATCGAGAGAATGGACGTCTTCCGGGCCCTCGCCGCCCGGCGCACCGAGGAGATCGTCGTCATCACCATGTCGGCCACCCGCCAGTGGCCGCTCGTCTCAAAGAGCGATCTGGACTTCGACTTCCTCGCCTTCGGCATGGGCCACGCCGGGGACTTCGCCCTTGGCCTCGCCCTCGCCCGGCCCGAGCGGAAAACCATCGTCCTCAAGGGGGACGGCGGCCAGCTCATGAGCCTGGGCTCCCTCGTGACCAAGGGCGCCTACGCGCCGGGCAACCTTCTCGTCCTCTTTCTCGAAAACCGGACCTACGAGACCACCGGCGGCCAGCCCTTCTCCGAGCGCGTGGACTTCGAAAAAATCGCCCGCGGCGCGGGCATCGCGGGGGGCGGCGCCACCGGCAAGGGAAAGGTCGAGCGCATCGAAACACTGGCGGCCTTCGAGGCAGCCCTGCCCCGCCTGCTCACCGAGGAGGGGCCCCACTTCGTCATCCTTCCCGTCGAGAACAACGAGGAAGTCCCCAAGATCAGCCACTCCAACCACGCGGGAAGGATTCGGAGACTGCGGAAGGCGCTGGGGCTAGAAACTACTGCCTAG
- a CDS encoding EamA family transporter produces the protein MELDQTTLLALASALAYSVADMSIRYGIQHTNAYVGTSISHGTQLVFNLIMIPILGHSFPDWGDHYLWIMAGGIVRPALFAILFSIGIARIGVARAAPLKGASPLLGALLAIIFLGENPAWYHLAGIVLVVAGGGIISSGKTAGYWNRKDIVYPITASLAAGVGAILWRKGLVGFESPIAGAAVGIAASFFAVGTYTLLAIPRERWGNVRKAALPFLCTGLVGGAGNMLFAAALQQGEVYRVLPLVQISPIITVILAVIFLRRIEWITWRIPAGAALTAGGAILVTLRLAL, from the coding sequence ATGGAGCTCGACCAGACCACCCTGCTGGCCCTTGCCTCGGCGCTCGCCTATTCCGTGGCCGACATGTCCATCCGCTACGGCATCCAGCACACCAACGCCTATGTGGGAACCTCCATCTCCCATGGGACGCAGCTTGTCTTCAATTTGATCATGATCCCCATCCTCGGCCACAGCTTCCCGGATTGGGGAGACCACTACCTTTGGATCATGGCCGGCGGCATCGTGCGGCCCGCCCTGTTCGCCATCCTTTTCTCCATCGGGATCGCGCGGATCGGCGTCGCGCGCGCCGCGCCGCTGAAGGGAGCCTCCCCTCTTCTGGGCGCCCTGCTCGCCATCATCTTCCTGGGCGAGAACCCGGCCTGGTACCATCTCGCGGGAATCGTCCTCGTCGTGGCGGGCGGCGGAATCATTTCATCGGGCAAGACCGCCGGATACTGGAACCGCAAGGACATCGTCTATCCCATCACGGCGTCCCTCGCCGCCGGCGTGGGCGCCATACTCTGGCGAAAAGGACTGGTGGGCTTCGAGAGCCCCATCGCCGGCGCCGCGGTGGGCATCGCCGCATCCTTCTTCGCCGTGGGCACCTACACCCTGCTGGCCATTCCGCGGGAGCGGTGGGGAAACGTGCGGAAAGCGGCCCTGCCCTTCCTGTGCACCGGCCTCGTGGGCGGGGCGGGCAACATGCTTTTTGCCGCCGCGCTCCAGCAAGGAGAAGTCTACCGCGTCCTTCCCCTGGTCCAGATCAGCCCCATCATCACCGTCATCCTGGCGGTCATCTTTCTGCGGCGCATCGAGTGGATCACCTGGCGAATCCCGGCGGGCGCGGCATTGACCGCCGGCGGGGCCATCCTCGTCACGCTGAGGCTCGCGCTCTAG